CATCTCCCCCGCCGCCAGGGTGATTTCGCCGTGGACATCGCCGGCCTCGTTAGCCGCGCCGCGGCCCAGCGGCTCGTCGTCGGGTTCGCGCACCACGCTGACCGACATGGTGGTGCGATTTCCCCGGAACACCGCCCCGTCGTCGCTGATCTCTGTCTTGTGCCCGTCGCGGCCGTAGTCGAAGCGGGGGGCGATATCGACCTCGAAGGTCATCCGGCCTCGGATGCATCGCAGCATCCGCACAATCCGGTGATGTTCGGCGGGCGCGCTCGAACTTGTCACCGGCATGAAGTCGACCACCTCACCGACACCGTCCTCCGTCAGGTACCGGGTGACCAGAACCGCGGTGTCGGGAAAGTAGAGCTGCTTCGTGGTGAATGCTTCCGCGGTCGGCCGGATGCGGCAGAACCCGCCCTTCTCGCGGTCAAGGAGGGCGCCGAACACACTGGGCGAATCAAATCGCGGAGCGCAGAACCAGTCGATGGACCCATCCGTTGACACGAGAGCTGATGTCTGGAGGTCTCCGATCAGCCCGTGGTCCTCGATGAGCGGGTATCCGTCTTTCATGACGCGCCTCCTCAGCTATCCCCCCGATTCTTGGGCGGGCCGTGACGACGCGTCATCATCCTGATCGGATGACTCTGGTTAGAGCACCTTCTTAGAGCACCTTCGACAGGAACGCCTGCGTGCGCTGATGCTTCGGGTTCGCCAGCATCTCGCGCGGGTCGCCTGCCTCAACCACGTAGCCGCCGTCCATGAACACCAGCGAGTCAGCGACCTCCCGGGCGAAGCCGATCTCGTGTGTGACCACGATCATCGTCATGCCCGACTTCGCGAGGCCCTGCATCACGTCGAGCACTTCGCCGACCAGCTCGGGGTCGAGCGCAGAGGTGGGCTCGTCGAAGAGCATCAGCTTCGGGTCCATGGCCAATGCGCGAGCGATCGCCACGCGCTGCTGCTGACCACCGCTCAGGTGAGCCGGATACGAGTCGGCCTTGTCGGCGAGTCCCACCCGGTCGAGCAGCTCACGTGCGCGGGCAACCGCCACTGCCTTGTGCACGTTTTTCACCTGGGTCGGCGCCTCGATCACATTCTCCAGCGCCGTCATGTGCGGGAAGAGATTGAACCGCTGGAACACCATGCCGATGTCGCGGCGCTGCCGGGCAGCGACTTTCGGTTTCAGCTCGTACAGCTTGTCGCCGCGCTCTTCGTAGCCGACCAGCACGCCGTCGACACGCAGGCGACCGGCATCCACCCGCTCCAAGTGGTTGATGCAGCGCAGGAACGTCGACTTGCCCGATCCCGACGGACCGATGATGCACATCACCTCGCCCTTGTTCACGGTGAGAGTGATGCCCTTGAGCACCTGGTTGGTGCCGAAGCTCTTCGAAACCGCCTCGGCCTGCACCATGGGTGTGTCGGTCATCCCTTGCCTCCCGGGTTCTCACCGATGGGCGCGATCGGTCCGGTCGTCACGGTCGGCGCCGCCTTCTTGTCTTGTCGCTCCTGCCCGACCCCGCGCGAGAACCGCTTCTCGAGGAAGTACTGGCCCACCATCAGGATCGAGGTGAAGAACAGGTACCAGGCGGATGCCACCAGCAGCAGCGGGATCGGGTCGAAGATCGCGGCGGAGATGTCCCGCGAGCGTCCGTACAGGTCGAAACTGAACGGGATCGCCGCCACCAGCGACGTGGTCTTCAGCATCGAGATCACCTCGTTGCCGGTGGGCGGGATGATGATGCGCATCGCCTGCGGGATCACCACACGTCGCATGGTCTGCAGCCACGACATTCCGAGCGCGGTTGCGGCCTCGTTCTGGCCAGTGTCGACCGACAGGATGCCGGCGCGCACGATCTCCGCCATGTACGCCGCCTCGTTCAACGCCAGCCCGATGACCGCCAGCCAGAACACGGGGATCGTCTCGGAGGTCTCGAACGACACCCATGGTGCTGTGAAGGGGATTCCGATGTCGATCGTGCTGTAAATGGTGGCGACCAGACCCCAGAAGACCAGCTGCACGTACACAGGGGTGCCGCGGAACACCCAGAGGTACAGCCATGCGACGTACTTCACCACGGGGTTGTCAGACAACCGCATCACCGCGAGGATGACGCCGAGCACGATGGCGATCACCATCGAGTAGATCGTCAGCAGCAGCGTG
This Salinibacterium sp. ZJ450 DNA region includes the following protein-coding sequences:
- a CDS encoding amino acid ABC transporter ATP-binding protein; the protein is MTDTPMVQAEAVSKSFGTNQVLKGITLTVNKGEVMCIIGPSGSGKSTFLRCINHLERVDAGRLRVDGVLVGYEERGDKLYELKPKVAARQRRDIGMVFQRFNLFPHMTALENVIEAPTQVKNVHKAVAVARARELLDRVGLADKADSYPAHLSGGQQQRVAIARALAMDPKLMLFDEPTSALDPELVGEVLDVMQGLAKSGMTMIVVTHEIGFAREVADSLVFMDGGYVVEAGDPREMLANPKHQRTQAFLSKVL
- a CDS encoding amino acid ABC transporter permease, translating into MEEQTQPEAIKAIRLRHPWRNVFAVILVLGLLLFILDAASREAYGWATFAEFLFDPRIIQAALNTLLLTIYSMVIAIVLGVILAVMRLSDNPVVKYVAWLYLWVFRGTPVYVQLVFWGLVATIYSTIDIGIPFTAPWVSFETSETIPVFWLAVIGLALNEAAYMAEIVRAGILSVDTGQNEAATALGMSWLQTMRRVVIPQAMRIIIPPTGNEVISMLKTTSLVAAIPFSFDLYGRSRDISAAIFDPIPLLLVASAWYLFFTSILMVGQYFLEKRFSRGVGQERQDKKAAPTVTTGPIAPIGENPGGKG